The following are encoded in a window of Halorarum salinum genomic DNA:
- a CDS encoding plastocyanin/azurin family copper-binding protein, translating to MAGGETYEHTFEVEGEYGYFCIPHEGAGMVGTVTVDGDGGGDTGGGGPPTLPGSAKALGVAGFVVMTPILGLTTSFRNTAASTSAPTNASNRSSAHMPFENRTRTSNPLAHEGPRGCSDEHSSKPAAPPLQ from the coding sequence ATCGCCGGCGGCGAGACGTACGAACATACGTTCGAGGTCGAGGGCGAATACGGCTACTTCTGTATCCCGCACGAGGGGGCGGGCATGGTAGGCACGGTTACCGTCGACGGGGACGGCGGGGGCGATACTGGTGGGGGAGGCCCCCCGACGCTGCCGGGGAGCGCAAAGGCGCTGGGCGTTGCCGGATTCGTCGTGATGACCCCCATCCTCGGGCTCACGACCTCTTTCCGAAATACGGCGGCGAGTACGTCGGCACCGACGAACGCCAGTAATCGATCTTCCGCCCACATGCCCTTCGAGAATCGCACCAGAACCAGTAACCCTCTCGCTCACGAAGGCCCACGGGGATGTTCAGACGAACATTCGTCAAAGCCAGCAGCG